A stretch of the Lolium perenne isolate Kyuss_39 chromosome 3, Kyuss_2.0, whole genome shotgun sequence genome encodes the following:
- the LOC127344817 gene encoding 2,3-bisphosphoglycerate-independent phosphoglycerate mutase isoform X1, with protein sequence MATSFTLPDHPTLPKGKTVAVIVLDGWGEASADQYNCIHRAETPVMDSLKNGAPERWTLVKAHGTAVGLPSDDDMGNSEVGHNALGAGRIFAQGAKLVDAALASGKIWEDEGFNYIKESFAEGTLHLIGLLSDGGVHSRLDQVQLLVKGASERGAKRIRLHILTDGRDVLDGSSVGFVETIENDLAQLREQGVDARVASGGGRMYVTMDRYENDWDVVKRGWDAQVLGEAPYKFKTALEAVKTLRAEPKANDQYLPPFVIVDESGKSVGPIVDGDAVVTFNFRADRMVMLAKALEFADFDKFDRVRVPKIKYAGMLQYDGELKLPGKFLVSPPLIARTSGEYLVKNGVRTFACRQTVKFGHVTFFWNGNRSGYFDETKEEYVEIPSDSGITFNEQPKMKALEIAEKTRDAILSGKFDQVRINLPNGDMVGHTGDIEATVVACKAADEAVKIVLDAVEQVGGIYLVTADHGNAEDMVKRNKSGQPALDKSGSIQILTSHTLQPVPVAIGGPGLHPGVKFRSDINTPGLANVAATVMNLHGFLAPDDYETTLIEVANK encoded by the exons ATGGCGACCTCCTTCACGCTCCCCGACCACCCGACCCTCCCCAAGGGCAAGACTGTGGCCGTCATCGTGCTCGACGGCTGGGGCGAGGCCAGCGCTGACCAGTACAACTGCATCCACCGCGCCGAGACGCCAGTCATGGACTCGCTCAAGAAT GGTGCTCCTGAGAGGTGGACGCTAGTGAAGGCTCATGGAACTGCCGTTGGTCTCCCTAGTGATGATGACATGGGCAACAGTGAAGTTGGACACAATGCTCTTGGCGCTGGTCGCATTTTCGCTCAAGG CGCAAAGCTTGTTGATGCTGCTCTTGCATCTGGGAAGATTTGGGAAGACGAGGGGTTCAACTACATCAAAGAATCTTTTGCTGAAGGTACTCTGCACCTTATTGGTCTGTTGAGTGATGGAGGTGTGCACTCCCGGCTAGACCAAGTGCAG TTGCTTGTGAAAGGTGCCAGTGAGAGGGGAGCAAAAAGAATTCGCCTTCACATTCTTACCGATGGGCGTGATGTCTTGGATGGCAGCAGTGTTGGTTTCGTAGAGACAATAGAGAATGATCTTGCTCAGCTTCGTGAGCAGGGTGTTGATGCACGGGTTGCATCTGGTGGTGGAAGGATGTACGTTACCATGGACCGCTATGAG AATGACTGGGATGTGGTCAAGCGTGGGTGGGATGCCCAAGTGCTTGGAGAAGCGCCATACAAGTTCAAGACTGCACTTGAAGCTGTGAAAACACTAAGGGCAGAGCCCAAGGCCAATGATCAGTACTTGCCCCCGTTTGTCATAGTTGATGAGAGTGGCAAATCAGTTGGTCCTATAGTAGATGGTGATGCAGTTGTCACTTTCAATTTCAGAGCTGATCGCATGGTTATGCTTGCGAAAGCTCTTGAGTTTGCTGATTTTGATAAATTTGACCGCGTTCGTGTACCAAAAATTAAGTACGCTGGGATGCTTCAGTATGATGGTGAGTTGAAGCTTCCAGGCAAATTCCTTGTCTCCCCACCCTTGATAGCGAGGACATCTGGTGAATACTTGGTAAAGAATGGTGTGCGCACATTTGCTTGCAGGCAA ACAGTGAAGTTTGGCCATGTCACATTTTTCTGGAATGGAAACCGTTCTGGATACTTCGATGAAACCAAGGAAGAATATGTAGAAATTCCTAGTGACAGTGGTATCACTTTCAATGAGCAGCCCAAGATGAAGGCACTTGAAATTGCTGAGAAAACCAGGGATGCTATCCTCAGTGGAAAGTTTGACCAG GTACGTATTAACCTGCCAAATGGTGATATGGTGGGTCACACCGGTGATATTGAAGCCACAGTCGTTGCCTGCAAGGCTGCTGATGAAGCTGTCAAG ATTGTCTTGGATGCGGTTGAGCAAGTTGGTGGTATTTATCTTGTCACTGCTGACCACGGAAACGCAGAGGATATGGTGAAAAGAAACAAATCTGGCCAGCCGGCTCTTGACAAGAGTGGCAGCATCCAGATTCTTACCTCACACACACTTCAGCCA GTCCCTGTTGCAATCGGAGGCCCTGGTCTCCACCCAGGAGTGAAGTTCAGGTCTGATATCAACACACCTGGACTTGCCAATGTTGCCGCCACCGTGATGAACCTCCACGGCTTCCTGGCTCCTGATGATTACGAGACGACTCTCATTGAGGTTGCTAACAAGTGA
- the LOC127344817 gene encoding 2,3-bisphosphoglycerate-independent phosphoglycerate mutase isoform X2, protein MATSFTLPDHPTLPKGKTVAVIVLDGWGEASADQYNCIHRAETPVMDSLKNGAPERWTLVKAHGTAVGLPSDDDMGNSEVGHNALGAGRIFAQGAKLVDAALASGKIWEDEGFNYIKESFAEGTLHLIGLLSDGGVHSRLDQVQLLVKGASERGAKRIRLHILTDGRDVLDGSSVGFVETIENDLAQLREQGVDARVASGGGRMYVTMDRYENDWDVVKRGWDAQVLGEAPYKFKTALEAVKTLRAEPKANDQYLPPFVIVDESGKSVGPIVDGDAVVTFNFRADRMVMLAKALEFADFDKFDRVRVPKIKYAGMLQYDGELKLPGKFLVSPPLIARTSGEYLVKNGVRTFACSETVKFGHVTFFWNGNRSGYFDETKEEYVEIPSDSGITFNEQPKMKALEIAEKTRDAILSGKFDQVRINLPNGDMVGHTGDIEATVVACKAADEAVKIVLDAVEQVGGIYLVTADHGNAEDMVKRNKSGQPALDKSGSIQILTSHTLQPVPVAIGGPGLHPGVKFRSDINTPGLANVAATVMNLHGFLAPDDYETTLIEVANK, encoded by the exons ATGGCGACCTCCTTCACGCTCCCCGACCACCCGACCCTCCCCAAGGGCAAGACTGTGGCCGTCATCGTGCTCGACGGCTGGGGCGAGGCCAGCGCTGACCAGTACAACTGCATCCACCGCGCCGAGACGCCAGTCATGGACTCGCTCAAGAAT GGTGCTCCTGAGAGGTGGACGCTAGTGAAGGCTCATGGAACTGCCGTTGGTCTCCCTAGTGATGATGACATGGGCAACAGTGAAGTTGGACACAATGCTCTTGGCGCTGGTCGCATTTTCGCTCAAGG CGCAAAGCTTGTTGATGCTGCTCTTGCATCTGGGAAGATTTGGGAAGACGAGGGGTTCAACTACATCAAAGAATCTTTTGCTGAAGGTACTCTGCACCTTATTGGTCTGTTGAGTGATGGAGGTGTGCACTCCCGGCTAGACCAAGTGCAG TTGCTTGTGAAAGGTGCCAGTGAGAGGGGAGCAAAAAGAATTCGCCTTCACATTCTTACCGATGGGCGTGATGTCTTGGATGGCAGCAGTGTTGGTTTCGTAGAGACAATAGAGAATGATCTTGCTCAGCTTCGTGAGCAGGGTGTTGATGCACGGGTTGCATCTGGTGGTGGAAGGATGTACGTTACCATGGACCGCTATGAG AATGACTGGGATGTGGTCAAGCGTGGGTGGGATGCCCAAGTGCTTGGAGAAGCGCCATACAAGTTCAAGACTGCACTTGAAGCTGTGAAAACACTAAGGGCAGAGCCCAAGGCCAATGATCAGTACTTGCCCCCGTTTGTCATAGTTGATGAGAGTGGCAAATCAGTTGGTCCTATAGTAGATGGTGATGCAGTTGTCACTTTCAATTTCAGAGCTGATCGCATGGTTATGCTTGCGAAAGCTCTTGAGTTTGCTGATTTTGATAAATTTGACCGCGTTCGTGTACCAAAAATTAAGTACGCTGGGATGCTTCAGTATGATGGTGAGTTGAAGCTTCCAGGCAAATTCCTTGTCTCCCCACCCTTGATAGCGAGGACATCTGGTGAATACTTGGTAAAGAATGGTGTGCGCACATTTGCTTGCAG TGAGACAGTGAAGTTTGGCCATGTCACATTTTTCTGGAATGGAAACCGTTCTGGATACTTCGATGAAACCAAGGAAGAATATGTAGAAATTCCTAGTGACAGTGGTATCACTTTCAATGAGCAGCCCAAGATGAAGGCACTTGAAATTGCTGAGAAAACCAGGGATGCTATCCTCAGTGGAAAGTTTGACCAG GTACGTATTAACCTGCCAAATGGTGATATGGTGGGTCACACCGGTGATATTGAAGCCACAGTCGTTGCCTGCAAGGCTGCTGATGAAGCTGTCAAG ATTGTCTTGGATGCGGTTGAGCAAGTTGGTGGTATTTATCTTGTCACTGCTGACCACGGAAACGCAGAGGATATGGTGAAAAGAAACAAATCTGGCCAGCCGGCTCTTGACAAGAGTGGCAGCATCCAGATTCTTACCTCACACACACTTCAGCCA GTCCCTGTTGCAATCGGAGGCCCTGGTCTCCACCCAGGAGTGAAGTTCAGGTCTGATATCAACACACCTGGACTTGCCAATGTTGCCGCCACCGTGATGAACCTCCACGGCTTCCTGGCTCCTGATGATTACGAGACGACTCTCATTGAGGTTGCTAACAAGTGA